The Podospora bellae-mahoneyi strain CBS 112042 chromosome 7, whole genome shotgun sequence genomic sequence ATTGATTCTCTCCCCGCAGCAGCGAGCGCGGCCGCTGTCATGGCTGCTACTGCATCGACCGAACAACGCAGCGAGGGACGGGCCGgttccttctcatcctcctcgtccgacACGGCGACCCATGTCGGGAGCAGCACCGTCTTGGCCCGACTGGGCGACGAGGAAAAGCTCACCCCGCCAGAAGACCTCGAGATTCACGAGCTGGAGGAATACGGGGGGCACTCGTCCAACAGCGAAGATGATGCGCTCCTCATGGAAAAGGATCAAGATGAGCCGCTCAAGCCgcctcaaccaccgccaGAACCGAAGAAGAGTTCTTTCTGGTCGTCACTGATATGGATGACGGTCAACACTTTGGCTACAATCGGAATTgtaaacccccccccccccctttgtCATCTTCACGAACTGACTGTTGAATAGGTCTTCACCAACAAAGCAATCTTCACCGACCCCTCCCTGAAACTAGCCCAGCTCTCCTTCGCATCCTTCCACTTTCTCGTCACCTACCTaaccctcttcaccatctcccgcCCCCGCTTTGCGTTCTTCGTCCCCCGGCGCGCCGCCATAAAagacatcctccccctcagcatAGCCATGTCCCTCAacgtcatcctccccaacctctccctcgccttttCCTCGGTAACGTTTTACCAACTCGCCCGGATCTTGCTAACCCCCACCGTCGCCCTGATGAACTACATCCTCTACCGcgccaccctccccagaCTCGCGATTTTGTCTCTAATCCCCGCCTGCGTAGGAGTAGGCATGGTCTCGTACTacgactccctccccacgagcaacaccaacatcaaaaccacctcctccctcgggGTAATTTTTGCCTTTCTCGGCATTTTTGCCTCGTCTCTCTACACCGTTTGGATCGCGTCGTATCACCGGAAGCTGCAGATGAGCTCCATGCAGCTGTTGTTCAACCAAGCACCTCTTTCGGCGTTTATGCTGTTGTACGTCATCCCGTTTGTGGACACTTTCCCCGAGAGCTGGGGGGGTGTGAGCGGGAGCAAGTGGGTGTTGATCGGGATGAGCGGGTTGTATGCTAGTTTGATAAACATTAGCCAGTTTTTTATTATCGCGCAGACGGGGCCGGTGAGCAGCACGGTGGTGGGGCATGTCAAGACTTGTACTATTGTcgggttggggtgggtgacgagtgggaggggggcgggggataagggggtgggaggggtggtggtggcgctgGGGGGGATTATTGCGTGAGTGTTCCTtgggtgaaaaggggggtgaaTGTGCTGACTGGTGATAGGTACTCGATTGTGATGCtcagggagaagaagaagggtgggAAGTAAGGTCAAATGTAACATATGCCGTGTaggatggggttggtttgggttgggttggtaCAAGGGTGTTGATATCTCTGGGTAGGAAATTCGGGCAAGGCGTTTACGGTAAATCAGGATTACAGATCtcaaggggggtggtgggggggcgTTCGGGCATTGGCGAGAGCAAGAGGGAAATGATGTTGGCTTACACCCTTTCAAACATCCCAATGCTTCCATACCTTGGctacaaaacaaaaaccaatAAATAGTCAAAATATCATAGTCACAAATTAATCCTAACAAATGGCCATTCATTACTACTTGAGTATACACGAAAACCACGGGTATCAATTTCGCCTCC encodes the following:
- a CDS encoding hypothetical protein (EggNog:ENOG503NYFH; COG:E; COG:G), which codes for MAATASTEQRSEGRAGSFSSSSSDTATHVGSSTVLARLGDEEKLTPPEDLEIHELEEYGGHSSNSEDDALLMEKDQDEPLKPPQPPPEPKKSSFWSSLIWMTVNTLATIGIVFTNKAIFTDPSLKLAQLSFASFHFLVTYLTLFTISRPRFAFFVPRRAAIKDILPLSIAMSLNVILPNLSLAFSSVTFYQLARILLTPTVALMNYILYRATLPRLAILSLIPACVGVGMVSYYDSLPTSNTNIKTTSSLGVIFAFLGIFASSLYTVWIASYHRKLQMSSMQLLFNQAPLSAFMLLYVIPFVDTFPESWGGVSGSKWVLIGMSGLYASLINISQFFIIAQTGPVSSTVVGHVKTCTIVGLGWVTSGRGAGDKGVGGVVVALGGIIAYSIVMLREKKKGGK